One window of the Dendropsophus ebraccatus isolate aDenEbr1 chromosome 12, aDenEbr1.pat, whole genome shotgun sequence genome contains the following:
- the SDHB gene encoding succinate dehydrogenase [ubiquinone] iron-sulfur subunit, mitochondrial, translating to MAAVVLSLRRSGSVLRTAGALQISRGAQTAAAPASQAAARIKKFAIYRWDPDKPGDKPRMQTYDIDLNTCGPMVLDALIKIKNEIDPTLTFRRSCREGICGSCAMNINGGNTLACTIKIDTNLSKVTKIYPLPHMYVVKDLVPDLSNFYAQYKSIEPYLKKKDESKQGKEQYYQSIEDRDKLDGLYECILCACCSTSCPSYWWNGDKYLGPAVLMQAYRWMIDSRDDYTEERLAKLQDPFSLYRCHTIMNCTRTCPKGLNPGKAIAEIKKMMATYKEKVAQA from the exons ATCTCCCGAGGAGCTCAGACTGCTGCTGCACCCGCCTCCCAAGCTGCAGCCCGCATTAAGAAATTTGCAATCTACAGATGGGACCCTGACAAGCCCGGGGATAAGCCCCGCATGCAGACCTACGACATTGACCTAAACAC CTGTGGTCCTATGGTTCTCGATGCGCTCATCAAGATCAAGAATGAGATTGACCCTACCTTGACTTTCCGCAGGTCGTGCCGTGAGG GTATCTGTGGCTCCTGTGCCATGAATATTAATGGTGGGAATACACTGGCGTGCACCATAAAGATTGACACTAACCTGAGTAAAGTCACCAAAATCTACCCTCTCCCTCACATGTATGTGGTGAAGGATCTGGTGCCT GATTTGAGTAACTTCTATGCTCAGTATAAATCCATAGAGCCCTACCTGAAGAAAAAGGATGAGTCCAAACAGGGGAAGGAGCAATATTATCAGTCCATCGAGGACCGAGACAAGCTG GACGGGCTCTATGAGTGCATCCTCTGTGCTTGCTGTAGCACAAGTTGTCCCAGTTATTGGTGGAATGGTGACAAGTACCTGGGCCCGGCAGTCCTCATGCAG GCTTATCGCTGGATGATCGACTCCAGAGATGACTACACAGAGGAACGGTTAGCCAAACTGCAGGACCCCTTCTCCCTGTACCGCTGCCACACCATCATGAACTGCACGAGGACGTGTCCCAag GGCCTGAACCCCGGAAAAGCCATAGCTGAAATAAAGAAAATGATGGCGACCTACAAGGAGAAGGTGGCCCAGGCATAA